One Rhizobium sp. NXC14 DNA window includes the following coding sequences:
- a CDS encoding sulfite exporter TauE/SafE family protein, translated as MSDTANTSLSRHPAAAFSGGAIIGALGGLIGLGGAEFRLPILIVLVVGHAATAGQPLLTGAAQLVAGVIAGLIIGIVAALLGVAGGELLIPTLVLLFGAEVKVAGSLSLAVSLPTMLVSFTRYSRDQSFSVIGRNKTFMLVMAAGSIVGTFIGGLLLGIVPNAILLPALAIILLISAVKVWRTSRATL; from the coding sequence ATGTCTGACACCGCAAATACATCCTTATCCCGTCATCCTGCTGCTGCTTTCAGTGGAGGAGCCATAATTGGCGCTCTCGGCGGCCTCATCGGCCTCGGTGGCGCCGAGTTTCGGCTTCCGATCCTAATCGTCCTGGTCGTCGGGCACGCCGCCACAGCGGGCCAGCCATTGTTGACGGGAGCGGCCCAACTTGTCGCAGGGGTGATTGCAGGCCTCATCATCGGCATCGTCGCGGCATTGCTCGGCGTCGCCGGAGGTGAACTACTGATCCCAACGCTTGTCCTTCTGTTTGGGGCGGAAGTCAAGGTCGCCGGTAGTCTCTCACTCGCCGTCAGTCTGCCGACGATGCTGGTGAGCTTCACGCGATACAGCCGGGATCAGAGCTTCTCGGTGATTGGCCGGAACAAGACGTTCATGCTGGTGATGGCGGCAGGATCGATCGTTGGCACATTTATCGGCGGTCTACTGCTCGGCATCGTTCCGAATGCGATATTGCTTCCGGCCTTGGCAATCATTCTTCTGATCTCTGCGGTGAAGGTGTGGCGGACTAGCCGCGCAACTCTGTAG
- the hemN gene encoding oxygen-independent coproporphyrinogen III oxidase → MRVASSIFVSEKYSGAHLPWYTIYPTIQEFSSEVGAHAYEQWLRSLETDDAVSLYLHIPFCRSMCWYCGFPTSITRLDTLIINYLAMLREEIRMVAEQTPQAIPVSDVHFGGGSPTIMPPAGFLSLMELLRGCFAFEKAASIAIEVDPRTFTTDMAEALEKAGVNRASVGVQSFDPIVQKAINRVQSEAQVMTAVQNLRLHGVGRINFDLMFGLPYQTVQSCRQSALLAIAMRPDRLAVFGYSHVPSYRKNQRLIDRLALPDIAARAEQASVMADTLVAAGYLQIGLDHFALPDDELALAQRTGRLRRNSLGYSAETRQTVIGFGASAISRCGEGYVQNELTQSSYNRPIASGHLATSRGYRLTIEDRVRAAIIEQLMCYLEADVPAICTARGFDPIHLGNSAEQLDILVEDGIVDVDNGVVRVRQACRFALRAVAAAFDAYLGRPSL, encoded by the coding sequence TTGCGCGTAGCGTCATCGATTTTCGTCTCGGAAAAATATAGTGGGGCGCATTTGCCTTGGTATACCATCTATCCAACGATACAGGAGTTTTCTTCAGAAGTCGGCGCCCACGCTTATGAGCAATGGCTGCGAAGCCTAGAAACTGATGACGCTGTTTCGCTCTATCTTCACATTCCATTCTGCCGTTCGATGTGCTGGTATTGTGGTTTTCCGACGAGCATCACTCGTCTGGATACTTTGATCATCAATTATTTAGCAATGTTGCGTGAGGAGATCCGGATGGTCGCCGAACAAACGCCACAGGCAATCCCCGTGAGCGACGTGCACTTCGGTGGCGGATCCCCGACCATCATGCCGCCGGCAGGCTTCCTGTCGCTAATGGAACTCCTGCGCGGCTGTTTCGCGTTCGAGAAAGCGGCAAGCATCGCTATCGAGGTCGACCCGCGCACGTTCACCACCGATATGGCAGAAGCCTTAGAAAAAGCCGGGGTAAACCGCGCAAGCGTCGGTGTGCAGAGCTTCGATCCCATCGTACAAAAAGCGATCAACCGGGTTCAGAGCGAGGCGCAAGTGATGACTGCCGTCCAAAACCTGCGCCTGCATGGAGTAGGGCGCATCAATTTCGACCTGATGTTTGGTCTGCCGTATCAGACAGTCCAGTCCTGTCGCCAGAGCGCGTTGCTAGCTATTGCGATGCGTCCCGACCGCCTAGCGGTTTTCGGTTATTCCCACGTTCCGTCTTATAGAAAAAATCAGCGGTTGATTGACAGATTAGCGCTGCCCGATATAGCCGCGCGCGCTGAGCAGGCCTCAGTCATGGCCGATACTTTAGTTGCAGCCGGCTATCTGCAAATCGGGCTCGACCATTTCGCCTTGCCGGATGATGAGCTTGCACTAGCGCAGAGAACCGGTCGTCTGCGGCGCAATTCGCTTGGTTACTCCGCCGAAACGCGCCAAACTGTGATTGGCTTCGGCGCGTCGGCCATCAGTCGTTGCGGCGAGGGTTACGTTCAAAACGAACTCACACAAAGCTCTTATAACCGACCCATTGCGTCCGGCCACTTAGCGACGTCAAGAGGCTATCGTCTAACCATCGAAGATCGCGTACGGGCCGCAATCATCGAGCAACTCATGTGCTACTTGGAGGCAGATGTACCAGCAATCTGTACGGCTCGCGGATTTGATCCGATCCATTTGGGTAATTCAGCTGAGCAGTTGGACATTCTGGTTGAGGACGGGATAGTTGATGTCGACAATGGTGTCGTCCGTGTGCGGCAGGCATGTCGCTTTGCGCTTCGCGCTGTCGCTGCCGCATTCGATGCTTATCTTGGCCGCCCGTCCCTCTAG
- a CDS encoding HlyD family efflux transporter periplasmic adaptor subunit, which produces MGIYKAILLFVVAAFASLPLVTIPVSVQSAGTIRPIVEKTPLIAPVSGRISRVLAFENDVVAKGQEIIALDDEVIEEKLSAVLADIHAKSDLAHDFQTLISSGARPSVSTPLQTESATAERVHFLNLLRENQYARSNAAAELDRAKRLVSAAAAPAKAVEEKAFALQNIEVQGEILARGKTADWNQQLFDATLRLKELTATLHQLENERDLHRIRAPVSGALEQFSGLAPGSYVQIGQTVAWISPNDELVAEIYVSPNDIGFVQPGQSVRLQVDAFNYNQWGVIVATVLDVAQDFTLHDGNPVFKVHCALSRSDLALKSGAIGHLKKGMTVRARFLLADRTLLQLLYDQADDWLNPMLAGR; this is translated from the coding sequence TTGGGCATTTATAAGGCGATCTTGCTCTTCGTGGTCGCGGCATTTGCCTCACTGCCACTCGTCACCATACCGGTCTCTGTGCAGAGTGCCGGTACTATTCGCCCCATCGTGGAGAAGACGCCCCTGATAGCGCCCGTCTCCGGGCGAATCTCCCGTGTCCTTGCCTTTGAGAACGATGTCGTTGCTAAGGGGCAGGAAATCATCGCCCTTGACGATGAGGTAATTGAGGAAAAGCTCAGCGCGGTTTTAGCCGACATTCATGCCAAGAGCGATCTTGCCCATGACTTCCAAACGCTGATCTCCTCCGGCGCAAGGCCCAGTGTCTCAACCCCCCTCCAAACCGAATCCGCGACGGCTGAAAGGGTGCATTTTCTCAACCTGCTGCGCGAGAACCAATATGCTCGCAGTAACGCCGCGGCGGAACTCGACCGCGCAAAGCGACTTGTCTCGGCTGCTGCGGCGCCTGCGAAGGCCGTTGAGGAGAAGGCTTTCGCTCTCCAAAACATCGAGGTCCAAGGGGAGATCCTCGCGCGAGGCAAAACCGCCGATTGGAACCAGCAGCTCTTTGACGCTACCCTACGCCTAAAGGAACTCACGGCCACCTTGCATCAGCTCGAGAACGAACGGGACCTGCACCGCATCCGTGCCCCAGTATCGGGCGCTCTCGAGCAGTTCTCCGGCCTCGCGCCCGGCAGCTATGTTCAGATCGGGCAAACCGTTGCCTGGATCTCGCCGAACGACGAACTGGTGGCGGAAATCTACGTCTCCCCCAACGACATTGGCTTTGTGCAGCCTGGTCAGTCGGTGCGGCTCCAAGTGGATGCCTTTAACTACAATCAATGGGGTGTCATCGTAGCAACGGTGCTCGATGTGGCGCAGGACTTCACTCTGCATGACGGGAACCCGGTCTTCAAGGTCCACTGCGCGCTCTCTCGCAGTGATCTCGCGCTAAAGAGCGGGGCCATCGGTCACCTGAAGAAAGGCATGACCGTGCGGGCCCGCTTTCTGTTGGCCGATCGCACTCTCCTGCAACTGCTCTACGATCAGGCAGACGATTGGCTCAATCCGATGCTGGCAGGGCGCTAA
- a CDS encoding HAD family hydrolase, whose product MSLTKPFDLVIFDCDGVLIDSEKLATQIDADELARIGFPTTYEDIVRRYTGLSAATMRRMVEEEWGRPLPSDFEEVVAAKIKEKYLTELEAIDGIADLLGQLAVPRCVASSSAPDKLRLGLERTGLWPLLEPHVFSTVMVSKGKPAPDLFLFAADRMGADPARTVVVEDSIAGVQAGVAAGMTVIGFTAGGHCLDDHPERLLSVGASVVARSAAQLKSLLCTDQACLRDAG is encoded by the coding sequence ATGAGCCTGACCAAACCATTCGACCTTGTCATCTTCGACTGTGACGGTGTCCTCATCGACAGCGAAAAGCTCGCTACCCAGATCGACGCCGATGAACTGGCGCGCATTGGTTTTCCGACCACTTACGAAGATATTGTCCGCCGATATACCGGCCTGTCTGCAGCCACGATGCGACGCATGGTCGAGGAGGAGTGGGGAAGGCCTCTGCCTTCGGATTTCGAAGAGGTGGTCGCCGCGAAGATCAAGGAGAAGTATCTGACCGAGCTGGAGGCGATCGACGGCATCGCCGATCTTCTTGGCCAACTTGCCGTGCCACGATGTGTTGCCTCCAGCAGCGCGCCTGACAAACTGCGTCTCGGTCTCGAGAGGACCGGACTATGGCCGTTGCTCGAGCCGCATGTCTTCAGCACCGTCATGGTATCGAAGGGCAAACCGGCACCTGATCTTTTTCTGTTCGCGGCCGACCGGATGGGGGCCGATCCCGCCCGTACGGTTGTCGTGGAAGACAGCATCGCCGGCGTCCAGGCCGGTGTCGCGGCCGGGATGACGGTTATCGGCTTCACAGCCGGCGGCCATTGCCTCGACGATCACCCCGAGCGGCTCCTTTCCGTCGGGGCCTCGGTGGTTGCACGTTCGGCCGCGCAGCT